In the genome of Augochlora pura isolate Apur16 chromosome 8, APUR_v2.2.1, whole genome shotgun sequence, one region contains:
- the LOC144474071 gene encoding uncharacterized protein LOC144474071 isoform X1 — protein sequence MKTTQRALSFDETSMDSCPLAVTDGRTTDGAAKDHAETEVTSLEEAKSVIATLRARQRAQAHQMLAWRRTLKLQEDLVARLTREKAEQLRTLSSQLLLFESRLCRKQKEIEANLTQRESIILRQQRMIQQLQSRLAERSAGTRDSPPCDALDRLDSLGDGDSAVVLEEAADDLAPPRFRSNITDVTVIRSVSDAVEPSSKYSSMRRCNGFLRRPEILETVYSVEEDGDSENNQDPSESTENSECEDRRSKHLGNGKGRLQDLYGSFERLAQEADSPPSERPRDESQQAQVTYNRVMSNHRSVTKPKDVKYKRINKAKSKSLEELRGRLRTWVEKGNKIAISFDQSYA from the exons CTTCGACGAGACGTCGATGGACAGCTGCCCGTTGGCCGTCACCGACGGAAGGACGACCGACGGCGCCGCCAAGGACCACGCGGAGACCGAGGTGACCTCGTTGGAAGAGGCGAAGTCGGTGATCGCGACCCTGCGCGCGCGACAGAGGGCCCAGGCGCATCAAATGCTCGCATGGCGGCGGACCCTGAAATTACAG GAGGACTTGGTGGCCCGGCTGACGAGAGAGAAGGCCGAGCAGCTACGGACGCTGTCCTCGCAGCTGCTGCTGTTCGAGTCGAGGCTCTGCCGGAAGCAGAAGGAGATCGAGGCTAACTTGACGCAACGCGAGTCCATTATCCTCAGACAGCAGAGGATGATACAACAATTGCAGAGCAGATTGGCGGAAAGATCCGCCGGGACCAGGGACTCGCCACCCTGCGACGCCCTCGATAGATTGGACAGCCTCGGGGACGGCGACAGCGCCGTCGTCCTCGAGGAGGCTGCCGACGACCTAGCGCCACCCAG GTTCCGCTCGAACATCACCGACGTGACAGTGATTCGGTCGGTGTCGGACGCGGTCGAGCCCTCCAGCAAGTACTCGTCGATGCGACGGTGCAACGGATTTTTAAGGCGACCGGAGATACTGGAGACGGTCTACTCGGTCGAGGAGGACGGGGACAGCGAGAACAATCAGGACCCGTCCGAGTCCACCGAGAACTCCGAGTGCGAGGACCGACGCTCGAAACACTTGGGCAACGGGAAAGGCAGGCTGCAGGATCTCTACGGCAGCTTCGAGAGACTCGCTCAAGAAGCGGACTCGCCGCCGAGCGAGAGGCCCAGGGACGAGAGCCAACAGGCGCAG GTCACGTACAACAGGGTAATGAGCAATCACCGATCAGTCACGAAGCCAAAAGACGTGAAGTACAAGAGGATAAACAAAGCGAAGTCGAAAAGCCTGGAGGAGCTTAGGGGACGCCTGAGGACCTGGGTCGAGAAGGGGAACAAGATCGCAATATCGTTCGACCAGTCTTACGCCTGA
- the LOC144474071 gene encoding uncharacterized protein LOC144474071 isoform X2, whose translation MDSCPLAVTDGRTTDGAAKDHAETEVTSLEEAKSVIATLRARQRAQAHQMLAWRRTLKLQEDLVARLTREKAEQLRTLSSQLLLFESRLCRKQKEIEANLTQRESIILRQQRMIQQLQSRLAERSAGTRDSPPCDALDRLDSLGDGDSAVVLEEAADDLAPPRFRSNITDVTVIRSVSDAVEPSSKYSSMRRCNGFLRRPEILETVYSVEEDGDSENNQDPSESTENSECEDRRSKHLGNGKGRLQDLYGSFERLAQEADSPPSERPRDESQQAQVTYNRVMSNHRSVTKPKDVKYKRINKAKSKSLEELRGRLRTWVEKGNKIAISFDQSYA comes from the exons ATGGACAGCTGCCCGTTGGCCGTCACCGACGGAAGGACGACCGACGGCGCCGCCAAGGACCACGCGGAGACCGAGGTGACCTCGTTGGAAGAGGCGAAGTCGGTGATCGCGACCCTGCGCGCGCGACAGAGGGCCCAGGCGCATCAAATGCTCGCATGGCGGCGGACCCTGAAATTACAG GAGGACTTGGTGGCCCGGCTGACGAGAGAGAAGGCCGAGCAGCTACGGACGCTGTCCTCGCAGCTGCTGCTGTTCGAGTCGAGGCTCTGCCGGAAGCAGAAGGAGATCGAGGCTAACTTGACGCAACGCGAGTCCATTATCCTCAGACAGCAGAGGATGATACAACAATTGCAGAGCAGATTGGCGGAAAGATCCGCCGGGACCAGGGACTCGCCACCCTGCGACGCCCTCGATAGATTGGACAGCCTCGGGGACGGCGACAGCGCCGTCGTCCTCGAGGAGGCTGCCGACGACCTAGCGCCACCCAG GTTCCGCTCGAACATCACCGACGTGACAGTGATTCGGTCGGTGTCGGACGCGGTCGAGCCCTCCAGCAAGTACTCGTCGATGCGACGGTGCAACGGATTTTTAAGGCGACCGGAGATACTGGAGACGGTCTACTCGGTCGAGGAGGACGGGGACAGCGAGAACAATCAGGACCCGTCCGAGTCCACCGAGAACTCCGAGTGCGAGGACCGACGCTCGAAACACTTGGGCAACGGGAAAGGCAGGCTGCAGGATCTCTACGGCAGCTTCGAGAGACTCGCTCAAGAAGCGGACTCGCCGCCGAGCGAGAGGCCCAGGGACGAGAGCCAACAGGCGCAG GTCACGTACAACAGGGTAATGAGCAATCACCGATCAGTCACGAAGCCAAAAGACGTGAAGTACAAGAGGATAAACAAAGCGAAGTCGAAAAGCCTGGAGGAGCTTAGGGGACGCCTGAGGACCTGGGTCGAGAAGGGGAACAAGATCGCAATATCGTTCGACCAGTCTTACGCCTGA
- the Mtm gene encoding phosphatidylinositol-3-phosphate phosphatase isoform X1, whose product MEKRGSAELLNVEQNNSKNASSDSLNSDSKSSSLNSKMGQESESWEKASHSKSFSSSSTSTDNNIVSALETRKENQTKNLSAGDAGPTLLNGERMQGIAHEVTYLCPYSGPARGILSVTNYKLHFRSTDRETPYVVEVPLGIVSRIEKVGGASSRRENSYGIEAFCKDIRNLRFAHKQENHSRRDVFEKLQQYSFPLSHKLPLFAFEYSETFPENGWNVYEPIAELKRMGVNNDMWKISKINDTYSICDSYPAVWAVPAAATDEDLQGSAAFRGKGRLPVLSWIHPESQATITRCAQPLVGVGGKRSREDERYVQLIMDANAQSHKLFIMDARPMPNAVANKARGGGYENEDAYQNAELVFLDIPNIHVMRESLRKVKELCFPKIDEARWLSGIESTVWLKHIKYVLAGALKIVDKVDNHKTSVLVHCSDGWDRTAQLTALAMLMLDPYYRTIKGFEVLIEKEWLSFGHKFQQRIGHGDEHHSDADRSPVFLQFMDCVWQISRQLPNALEFNEHFLITILDHLYSCRFGTFLYNSERERVQAQVKQKTVSLWSYINSQLSLYQNPLYWSQPTYQPVLLPIASMRYIRPWKSVYCRWNPSMRQQVRKT is encoded by the exons ATGGAGAAGAGAGGAAGCGCAGAGCTCCTGAACGTGGAGCAgaacaattctaaaaatgcTAGCTCAGATTCTCTTAACTCAGACAGTAAGAGCAGCTCGCTCAATTCCAAAATGGGTCAAGAATCG GAAAGCTGGGAAAAAGCATCTCATTCCAAAAGTTTTTCCTCAAGCTCTACTTCaactgataataatattgtttctgCTTTAGAAACTAGAAAAGAGAATCAAACGAAA AATTTGTCCGCTGGAGATGCAGGTCCTACACTCCTGAATGGAGAAAGGATGCAGGGCATAGCTCACGAGGTAACTTATCTGTGTCCCTATTCAGGACCAGCTAGAGGAATTCTTAGTGTAACAAATTACAAGCTCCATTTTCGAAGCACCGACCGCGAAACACCATATGTCGTTGAAGTGCCTCTGGGTATCGTAAGCAGAATCGAGAAGGTCGGCGGAGCGTCCAGCAGAAGAGAGAATTCCTATGGAATCGAAGCGTTTTGCAAGGACATTAGGAATCTCAGATTTGCTCACAAGCAAGAGAATCATTCGCGGAGAGACGTTTTCGAGAAGCTCCAACAGTATTCATTCCCGTTGTCTCATAAGCTACCGTTATTTGCCTTCGAATACTCTGAAACGTTTCCTGAGAACGGTTGGAACGTGTACGAGCCCATAGCGGAGTTAAAGAGAATG GGCGTAAACAATGATATGTGGAAGATATCAAAGATCAACGACACGTACTCTATATGCGACAGCTACCCAGCAGTGTGGGCAGTGCCTGCTGCAGCAACTGATGAAGATCTACAAGGGTCTGCGGCCTTCAGAGGCAAAGGTAGACTTCCGGTGCTGTCGTGGATTCATCCGGAGAGTCAAGCAACGATCACCCGCTGTGCTCAGCCACTGGTGGGCGTAGGTGGCAAAAGGAGTCGCGAGGACGAAAGATACGTTCAACTGATCATGGACGCAAACGCGCAGAgtcacaaattatttattatggatGCTCGACCGATGCCAAATGCGGTGGCGAATAAGGCGCGAGGAGGAGGCTACGAGAACGAAGACGCTTATCAGAATGCGGAGCTAGTGTTTTTAGACATTCCTAATATTCACGTGATGAGGGAAAGCCTTAGAAAAGTGAAAG AATTATGCTTTCCAAAGATCGATGAAGCGAGATGGTTGTCAGGAATAGAATCCACTGTCTGGCTGAAACATATCAAATATGTACTCGCGGGAGCGTTAAAGATAGTGGACAAAGTCGACAATCACAAGACATCGGTGCTGGTGCACTGTTCTGACGGTTGGGACAGAACGGCGCAG CTCACAGCTCTTGCCATGTTAATGTTAGATCCGTATTACAGAACTATCAAAGGTTTTGAGGTTCTTATAGAAAAGGAGTGGCTGAGTTTCGGCCACAAATTTCAACAG AGGATTGGCCACGGCGATGAGCACCACAGCGACGCAGACAGGTCTCCAGTATTCTTGCAGTTCATGGACTGCGTGTGGCAAATCAGCCGACAGTTGCCGAACGCGCTGGAGTTCAACGAACATTTTCTTATCACTATACTCGATCATCTGTACTCCTGCAGATTCGGCACCTTTTTATACAACAG CGAACGTGAGAGGGTACAGGCTCAAGTCAAGCAGAAGACAGTCTCTTTGTGGTCGTATATAAACAGTCAATTATCACTGTATCAAAACCCCCTATATTGGTCACAGCCGACTTACCAACCGGTTTTGCTGCCAATAGCTAGCATGAGGTACATAAGGCCCTGGAAGAGTGTGTATTGCAGATGGAATCCTAGTATGCGACAGCAGGTTCGTAAAACTTAA
- the Mtm gene encoding phosphatidylinositol-3-phosphate phosphatase isoform X2, with the protein MEKRGSAELLNVEQNNSKNASSDSLNSDSKSSSLNSKMGQESNLSAGDAGPTLLNGERMQGIAHEVTYLCPYSGPARGILSVTNYKLHFRSTDRETPYVVEVPLGIVSRIEKVGGASSRRENSYGIEAFCKDIRNLRFAHKQENHSRRDVFEKLQQYSFPLSHKLPLFAFEYSETFPENGWNVYEPIAELKRMGVNNDMWKISKINDTYSICDSYPAVWAVPAAATDEDLQGSAAFRGKGRLPVLSWIHPESQATITRCAQPLVGVGGKRSREDERYVQLIMDANAQSHKLFIMDARPMPNAVANKARGGGYENEDAYQNAELVFLDIPNIHVMRESLRKVKELCFPKIDEARWLSGIESTVWLKHIKYVLAGALKIVDKVDNHKTSVLVHCSDGWDRTAQLTALAMLMLDPYYRTIKGFEVLIEKEWLSFGHKFQQRIGHGDEHHSDADRSPVFLQFMDCVWQISRQLPNALEFNEHFLITILDHLYSCRFGTFLYNSERERVQAQVKQKTVSLWSYINSQLSLYQNPLYWSQPTYQPVLLPIASMRYIRPWKSVYCRWNPSMRQQVRKT; encoded by the exons ATGGAGAAGAGAGGAAGCGCAGAGCTCCTGAACGTGGAGCAgaacaattctaaaaatgcTAGCTCAGATTCTCTTAACTCAGACAGTAAGAGCAGCTCGCTCAATTCCAAAATGGGTCAAGAATCG AATTTGTCCGCTGGAGATGCAGGTCCTACACTCCTGAATGGAGAAAGGATGCAGGGCATAGCTCACGAGGTAACTTATCTGTGTCCCTATTCAGGACCAGCTAGAGGAATTCTTAGTGTAACAAATTACAAGCTCCATTTTCGAAGCACCGACCGCGAAACACCATATGTCGTTGAAGTGCCTCTGGGTATCGTAAGCAGAATCGAGAAGGTCGGCGGAGCGTCCAGCAGAAGAGAGAATTCCTATGGAATCGAAGCGTTTTGCAAGGACATTAGGAATCTCAGATTTGCTCACAAGCAAGAGAATCATTCGCGGAGAGACGTTTTCGAGAAGCTCCAACAGTATTCATTCCCGTTGTCTCATAAGCTACCGTTATTTGCCTTCGAATACTCTGAAACGTTTCCTGAGAACGGTTGGAACGTGTACGAGCCCATAGCGGAGTTAAAGAGAATG GGCGTAAACAATGATATGTGGAAGATATCAAAGATCAACGACACGTACTCTATATGCGACAGCTACCCAGCAGTGTGGGCAGTGCCTGCTGCAGCAACTGATGAAGATCTACAAGGGTCTGCGGCCTTCAGAGGCAAAGGTAGACTTCCGGTGCTGTCGTGGATTCATCCGGAGAGTCAAGCAACGATCACCCGCTGTGCTCAGCCACTGGTGGGCGTAGGTGGCAAAAGGAGTCGCGAGGACGAAAGATACGTTCAACTGATCATGGACGCAAACGCGCAGAgtcacaaattatttattatggatGCTCGACCGATGCCAAATGCGGTGGCGAATAAGGCGCGAGGAGGAGGCTACGAGAACGAAGACGCTTATCAGAATGCGGAGCTAGTGTTTTTAGACATTCCTAATATTCACGTGATGAGGGAAAGCCTTAGAAAAGTGAAAG AATTATGCTTTCCAAAGATCGATGAAGCGAGATGGTTGTCAGGAATAGAATCCACTGTCTGGCTGAAACATATCAAATATGTACTCGCGGGAGCGTTAAAGATAGTGGACAAAGTCGACAATCACAAGACATCGGTGCTGGTGCACTGTTCTGACGGTTGGGACAGAACGGCGCAG CTCACAGCTCTTGCCATGTTAATGTTAGATCCGTATTACAGAACTATCAAAGGTTTTGAGGTTCTTATAGAAAAGGAGTGGCTGAGTTTCGGCCACAAATTTCAACAG AGGATTGGCCACGGCGATGAGCACCACAGCGACGCAGACAGGTCTCCAGTATTCTTGCAGTTCATGGACTGCGTGTGGCAAATCAGCCGACAGTTGCCGAACGCGCTGGAGTTCAACGAACATTTTCTTATCACTATACTCGATCATCTGTACTCCTGCAGATTCGGCACCTTTTTATACAACAG CGAACGTGAGAGGGTACAGGCTCAAGTCAAGCAGAAGACAGTCTCTTTGTGGTCGTATATAAACAGTCAATTATCACTGTATCAAAACCCCCTATATTGGTCACAGCCGACTTACCAACCGGTTTTGCTGCCAATAGCTAGCATGAGGTACATAAGGCCCTGGAAGAGTGTGTATTGCAGATGGAATCCTAGTATGCGACAGCAGGTTCGTAAAACTTAA
- the Mtm gene encoding phosphatidylinositol-3-phosphate phosphatase isoform X3 codes for MQGIAHEVTYLCPYSGPARGILSVTNYKLHFRSTDRETPYVVEVPLGIVSRIEKVGGASSRRENSYGIEAFCKDIRNLRFAHKQENHSRRDVFEKLQQYSFPLSHKLPLFAFEYSETFPENGWNVYEPIAELKRMGVNNDMWKISKINDTYSICDSYPAVWAVPAAATDEDLQGSAAFRGKGRLPVLSWIHPESQATITRCAQPLVGVGGKRSREDERYVQLIMDANAQSHKLFIMDARPMPNAVANKARGGGYENEDAYQNAELVFLDIPNIHVMRESLRKVKELCFPKIDEARWLSGIESTVWLKHIKYVLAGALKIVDKVDNHKTSVLVHCSDGWDRTAQLTALAMLMLDPYYRTIKGFEVLIEKEWLSFGHKFQQRIGHGDEHHSDADRSPVFLQFMDCVWQISRQLPNALEFNEHFLITILDHLYSCRFGTFLYNSERERVQAQVKQKTVSLWSYINSQLSLYQNPLYWSQPTYQPVLLPIASMRYIRPWKSVYCRWNPSMRQQVRKT; via the exons ATGCAGGGCATAGCTCACGAGGTAACTTATCTGTGTCCCTATTCAGGACCAGCTAGAGGAATTCTTAGTGTAACAAATTACAAGCTCCATTTTCGAAGCACCGACCGCGAAACACCATATGTCGTTGAAGTGCCTCTGGGTATCGTAAGCAGAATCGAGAAGGTCGGCGGAGCGTCCAGCAGAAGAGAGAATTCCTATGGAATCGAAGCGTTTTGCAAGGACATTAGGAATCTCAGATTTGCTCACAAGCAAGAGAATCATTCGCGGAGAGACGTTTTCGAGAAGCTCCAACAGTATTCATTCCCGTTGTCTCATAAGCTACCGTTATTTGCCTTCGAATACTCTGAAACGTTTCCTGAGAACGGTTGGAACGTGTACGAGCCCATAGCGGAGTTAAAGAGAATG GGCGTAAACAATGATATGTGGAAGATATCAAAGATCAACGACACGTACTCTATATGCGACAGCTACCCAGCAGTGTGGGCAGTGCCTGCTGCAGCAACTGATGAAGATCTACAAGGGTCTGCGGCCTTCAGAGGCAAAGGTAGACTTCCGGTGCTGTCGTGGATTCATCCGGAGAGTCAAGCAACGATCACCCGCTGTGCTCAGCCACTGGTGGGCGTAGGTGGCAAAAGGAGTCGCGAGGACGAAAGATACGTTCAACTGATCATGGACGCAAACGCGCAGAgtcacaaattatttattatggatGCTCGACCGATGCCAAATGCGGTGGCGAATAAGGCGCGAGGAGGAGGCTACGAGAACGAAGACGCTTATCAGAATGCGGAGCTAGTGTTTTTAGACATTCCTAATATTCACGTGATGAGGGAAAGCCTTAGAAAAGTGAAAG AATTATGCTTTCCAAAGATCGATGAAGCGAGATGGTTGTCAGGAATAGAATCCACTGTCTGGCTGAAACATATCAAATATGTACTCGCGGGAGCGTTAAAGATAGTGGACAAAGTCGACAATCACAAGACATCGGTGCTGGTGCACTGTTCTGACGGTTGGGACAGAACGGCGCAG CTCACAGCTCTTGCCATGTTAATGTTAGATCCGTATTACAGAACTATCAAAGGTTTTGAGGTTCTTATAGAAAAGGAGTGGCTGAGTTTCGGCCACAAATTTCAACAG AGGATTGGCCACGGCGATGAGCACCACAGCGACGCAGACAGGTCTCCAGTATTCTTGCAGTTCATGGACTGCGTGTGGCAAATCAGCCGACAGTTGCCGAACGCGCTGGAGTTCAACGAACATTTTCTTATCACTATACTCGATCATCTGTACTCCTGCAGATTCGGCACCTTTTTATACAACAG CGAACGTGAGAGGGTACAGGCTCAAGTCAAGCAGAAGACAGTCTCTTTGTGGTCGTATATAAACAGTCAATTATCACTGTATCAAAACCCCCTATATTGGTCACAGCCGACTTACCAACCGGTTTTGCTGCCAATAGCTAGCATGAGGTACATAAGGCCCTGGAAGAGTGTGTATTGCAGATGGAATCCTAGTATGCGACAGCAGGTTCGTAAAACTTAA
- the Mtm gene encoding phosphatidylinositol-3-phosphate phosphatase isoform X4 produces the protein MEKRGSAELLNVEQNNSKNASSDSLNSDSKSSSLNSKMGQESESWEKASHSKSFSSSSTSTDNNIVSALETRKENQTKNLSAGDAGPTLLNGERMQGIAHEVTYLCPYSGPARGILSVTNYKLHFRSTDRETPYVVEVPLGIVSRIEKVGGASSRRENSYGIEAFCKDIRNLRFAHKQENHSRRDVFEKLQQYSFPLSHKLPLFAFEYSETFPENGWNVYEPIAELKRMGVNNDMWKISKINDTYSICDSYPAVWAVPAAATDEDLQGSAAFRGKGRLPVLSWIHPESQATITRCAQPLVGVGGKRSREDERYVQLIMDANAQSHKLFIMDARPMPNAVANKARGGGYENEDAYQNAELVFLDIPNIHVMRESLRKVKELCFPKIDEARWLSGIESTVWLKHIKYVLAGALKIVDKVDNHKTSVLVHCSDGWDRTAQLTALAMLMLDPYYRTIKGFEVLIEKEWLSFGHKFQQRIGHGDEHHSDADRSPVFLQFMDCVWQISRQLPNALEFNEHFLITILDHLYSCRFGTFLYNSERERVQAQVKQKTVSLWSYINSQLSLYQNPLYWSQPTYQPVLLPIASMRYIRPWKSVYCRWNPSMRQQDPVYQRTRELLVLNEQLEKQLEEGRREQASRANRSLTSPAPPRLHSPVHS, from the exons ATGGAGAAGAGAGGAAGCGCAGAGCTCCTGAACGTGGAGCAgaacaattctaaaaatgcTAGCTCAGATTCTCTTAACTCAGACAGTAAGAGCAGCTCGCTCAATTCCAAAATGGGTCAAGAATCG GAAAGCTGGGAAAAAGCATCTCATTCCAAAAGTTTTTCCTCAAGCTCTACTTCaactgataataatattgtttctgCTTTAGAAACTAGAAAAGAGAATCAAACGAAA AATTTGTCCGCTGGAGATGCAGGTCCTACACTCCTGAATGGAGAAAGGATGCAGGGCATAGCTCACGAGGTAACTTATCTGTGTCCCTATTCAGGACCAGCTAGAGGAATTCTTAGTGTAACAAATTACAAGCTCCATTTTCGAAGCACCGACCGCGAAACACCATATGTCGTTGAAGTGCCTCTGGGTATCGTAAGCAGAATCGAGAAGGTCGGCGGAGCGTCCAGCAGAAGAGAGAATTCCTATGGAATCGAAGCGTTTTGCAAGGACATTAGGAATCTCAGATTTGCTCACAAGCAAGAGAATCATTCGCGGAGAGACGTTTTCGAGAAGCTCCAACAGTATTCATTCCCGTTGTCTCATAAGCTACCGTTATTTGCCTTCGAATACTCTGAAACGTTTCCTGAGAACGGTTGGAACGTGTACGAGCCCATAGCGGAGTTAAAGAGAATG GGCGTAAACAATGATATGTGGAAGATATCAAAGATCAACGACACGTACTCTATATGCGACAGCTACCCAGCAGTGTGGGCAGTGCCTGCTGCAGCAACTGATGAAGATCTACAAGGGTCTGCGGCCTTCAGAGGCAAAGGTAGACTTCCGGTGCTGTCGTGGATTCATCCGGAGAGTCAAGCAACGATCACCCGCTGTGCTCAGCCACTGGTGGGCGTAGGTGGCAAAAGGAGTCGCGAGGACGAAAGATACGTTCAACTGATCATGGACGCAAACGCGCAGAgtcacaaattatttattatggatGCTCGACCGATGCCAAATGCGGTGGCGAATAAGGCGCGAGGAGGAGGCTACGAGAACGAAGACGCTTATCAGAATGCGGAGCTAGTGTTTTTAGACATTCCTAATATTCACGTGATGAGGGAAAGCCTTAGAAAAGTGAAAG AATTATGCTTTCCAAAGATCGATGAAGCGAGATGGTTGTCAGGAATAGAATCCACTGTCTGGCTGAAACATATCAAATATGTACTCGCGGGAGCGTTAAAGATAGTGGACAAAGTCGACAATCACAAGACATCGGTGCTGGTGCACTGTTCTGACGGTTGGGACAGAACGGCGCAG CTCACAGCTCTTGCCATGTTAATGTTAGATCCGTATTACAGAACTATCAAAGGTTTTGAGGTTCTTATAGAAAAGGAGTGGCTGAGTTTCGGCCACAAATTTCAACAG AGGATTGGCCACGGCGATGAGCACCACAGCGACGCAGACAGGTCTCCAGTATTCTTGCAGTTCATGGACTGCGTGTGGCAAATCAGCCGACAGTTGCCGAACGCGCTGGAGTTCAACGAACATTTTCTTATCACTATACTCGATCATCTGTACTCCTGCAGATTCGGCACCTTTTTATACAACAG CGAACGTGAGAGGGTACAGGCTCAAGTCAAGCAGAAGACAGTCTCTTTGTGGTCGTATATAAACAGTCAATTATCACTGTATCAAAACCCCCTATATTGGTCACAGCCGACTTACCAACCGGTTTTGCTGCCAATAGCTAGCATGAGGTACATAAGGCCCTGGAAGAGTGTGTATTGCAGATGGAATCCTAGTATGCGACAGCAG GACCCCGTTTATCAACGAACGAGAGAACTTCTAGTCTTGAACGAACAACTGGAGAAACAGCTTGAGGAAGGTCGGCGCGAGCAAGCCTCACGCGCGAACCGATCACTGACTTCGCCGGCACCGCCTAGACTACATTCCCCGGTTCACTCATAG